The nucleotide sequence CAGATGTAGTTTAACATAACATTTCGAACTGCTACTGTCCAGCTGCTTGCATGAGCTGGGACTTGGCTGAATCCAGCAAAGACTTCGTCACCACTGTTGTCAATAGAAATGATCTGGTCCCATCTTTTGGCAAGGTCTCAGCCGCTGAACTTCGTACAAAGGTACCATCCATATCTAAAATACAATGAGTTGGTTGTCTCTCTTAGaatttttcatttcatttcatggTGAACAACAATTAGCTGGTTAAAATAAAAGCGAAAAATGTATATGCTGTAAACACAATTTATTAGCGCAGAAGCATCATAGATCATACGTTTGCATTTGTTATGGAATCTCTGCAGGTTATGGCATCATCCTGGGCACATAGTCTCCAGGAACGTATTCAGCAGAAAAGACTCCTGAGTTTTATGAATCACTCTGTAGACCTCATGCGATCCTACATTCCTTTTGTATCCAGTCCAAGTTCTAAGGTTGCAAATGTCGATATGCTGCAATCTTGGACTGCTGAGGTACTAGATTTCTTTTTCAAACATAAAAAGAACTGGTGATGCAACATCAGAGGTTCATTTTGTATTTTATCATGTGCCGAGTTAATTTGGCTTACAAATCCAGGGTGAGATGAAGCATTCAGAGGGCGTGCATGAAGTAGTGAAGAAACATTCTGCCCTATCCTGCTGGCCATATGTTGCTACAAAGAGTCAAGCTTTTGATGAAGCTGGGAAAGGAACAGATGGAGAACACATGGAGCAGCTCCTGGAAGCCCTGCGATCACCGTCGAGTGCCTCTCAAGCACCTCGGCATTGCCAGTTGTACCCCCCAGGAAGAATCATGCACATGGTTGCATTGCCAAAATCAGAAGAGCAAGGCAGCCAGAGTGAGGGTGTTGCCCTCTACGAGACCCCTCGCGACATGTACAACAAGATCCGACTCGACAGATCGATGATAAGGGACCATTACATGCCTAGGTACATTGAGACGATGGAGATGCTCATCGACAAGCTTGCAGAGGATGACGTGCCTCCTAGTGACACCAACGGCATCTGGTTGGACTAACTTTAGAAATAAGGTACTAGCCACGCCTTCTGAGAGATTTTGTAGGAAATCCTGTATGCGATGATGTTAAAATTTTAACTGCTAATTTTTTAACTAATTGCTCGgttgttatttgcttgtttgatgTTTTTCTATATTATAGTGTATGTATATAAATATCAAGCTGGTACGGACAATGGAGAGTTTCATGAAGGAAAGCTTTATGGTATGAAAAAGTTAATTCATTTTACATAAGGGGATACATTTTGATATTGCATACTACATTTCTATAATTCTATTTCTTCGGTAATTCATATCATCCCTGTTCGACCGCCCGCTGGATTGATACCCGTAATGAAATGATAGAGAgcttatttacaactcaagaatggGCCCGAACCAAACATTGAAATTCAACATGGCCCGTCAAAAGGTGGCATCTCAGCAGAAAAAAAAATCACAAGGCAAACTAAAATTCTGGCAAAAACTATGACAATTTTTCAGATGTCATTCCATTACATATGTATCCACAGAGAACACATACTAACGACCATACGAGCACATAAAACACGAACCCATATATTGTTAAGGTTTTTAAGTTTTCCTACAGATTATTCTCAGTGAAAATAGCATTTTATGATCTTTGCATCTGTTTCTTTGCAAAAAAATGCATATAAATGAAAAATCTGATATTGTGTAGTAACAATAATGTTGTTTTTTTTGCTTTGCAGGTTTGCTAAAGTTAGCCGATAAAAATGTTCAAAGAAGTTGATGGTGGAAGTTTTAGTAGAGTAACTATTTCAAGAAGAAGACATTTTGCTATGGATCAGTCACACATGAGCTTGATGGAACAAAATGCTATTCTTGCTGGATTTCTAGCCGTAGTTTGCATTTTCGATGTTAAAACTATGATTAGCACACCTCAGTAGTGTTATATTATTTGTGCGAATTGACATGTGTAACTCATGGTTAATGTCTGTGATTGGGTTGAAGTGTTTTTCTTTGCTGATTTGTGTGTATTTCCTGTTTTTCCCTTAAAATTCCAGAGTTATTCTCTACCTTCCTGAGTATCTTGTACCTTCCTGAATTTCCTAGATTTTTGAAGGAAATATACAAATTTTTAATTACTTCTGAATTGATATGATGTTTCTGAAAAGAAACTAGAGTCAATTTTCATTATTTTTGAATATTATATTTTTTCTAAGAATTTTCACACTGCCCTATCATTTTTCTGGACGTGATATCGTCTCCTCTCCCCTGTCATCCAAATTGGCATGGTGATCTCCCCATGGTGGGAGAGGATCCTTGTGGCCATGGAAATACCCCCAAAGGGGATTAGAGCCCTTGGATACTTCCCGCCTTGCAACCAAATTAGGCCTGGCAGTGACAAACCCCCCTTGTGGCCTTCACCGATGTTTTTGGTTCATATATCTTCTTCAGGCATCTAATAAAACTAGAAGGGTTGGgcgcgctttgctgcgccgttGTTATTGTTAGgattcttaaaaaaattactcaCTCTGTTTCAAAAAATATGATATATTACTTTTTTTGAAAACTCAAACctttttaagtttgatcaaatttatagagaaatatatgaacatatataaTATCAAATTGGTGTCATTAGATTCGTCATgaaataaatttcctttttttgtttaatatcgtggatgtcgatatttttggctctaaacttggtcaaagttaaagaatttgacatttcaaaaaactaataccccttatatattgaaactgatggaatatttagtttggcgtATGGGGGAGTTGATGCAATGTGTTTTATGTTTATTTATAATGCACTCATTTGGTGGCCCTTTCGATGTGACTATATGTCATCCGCAAATCAACTCATATTCATATGCGAATTTTTTGTGTATGTGGctgcatgtactatattggtgctataGTATCACATTGTGGCccttcttttttctaggtggtAGAAGGATGCACGGAGTTCATATTTTTTTTATAGGACGGTTGCTGCTGATTGATTTGTAAAATCGTTGCCCCGATCAAAATCATAACCCAAATCCAAAAATAAATACCTCAAACGTACGAAAGAGCTTTAAAATTAGGAAACATAgcgaattaaaataattaaataggagagctccttgagaaattgttgacccgatGAAAATTGGATGACCTAGTTCTAAATTAAAGACCTTAATTAATAGTGAAACCTTAAGAAAATAAGAAACATAGTGTATAGTCTAAAATAATTAAATGAGAGAGCTTTTATTGATTCGGTCAAAATCAGGTGACCCAATTACAAACGGAGACCTCAATTGATTGCGAGGCCTTAAAAACTAGGGAGCTTAGTGTTATGGAGGATTTAGAGCAATGACTTGTATTGACATAGCTGCATCCGAGTCGGTTGTGGTCTTGTCTTGAGTGTTTGGTTGTCCCGACTATGTCTTACAAGTTTATAAGCTTAATTTATAAGGGCATCTTCACACACCTACATACGCCCGGATATGACTGTCTGGACATAGTTTGTATTCAACACGGAGTTGTATTTGTCCGTGGACACGTCCACAAATCGGAAGTAAAGTTAGGGAATGTTTGCGGTAGTCTGGATGTCCGCTTCACCAATTAAATGCCACCACACACAATTGATCGGTTATTTGACTGGAGGATTGCAGCTCACATGCTATTTTAAAGTTGATAAGATGAACATTTAAGGTATAAAGTTGGATGACCAGCTTTCGTATTCGTGTTTGTGAACACAATCATGGACATCTGCGCTGTCGATTTTGAGGGATTGCGTAGGAGATGCCCTAACTCTattatttctatttatttattcATCTAGACACAACTTCTGAATGTTCGCAATTTTTTTTTGTATGTACGGGAGAGTCATGTGTCATTTAGTCATTTCCTTACTAGACGCTGAACACTCCAGCGTCGGAGACCAAAACCGCAGCAGCGGCAAACGCTTGACGCGAGCTCCCACCTACTCGCCGCCACCGTCCCTGGCGACGTCGGCGCCGCC is from Triticum aestivum cultivar Chinese Spring chromosome 3A, IWGSC CS RefSeq v2.1, whole genome shotgun sequence and encodes:
- the LOC123057913 gene encoding uncharacterized protein, producing MSWDLAESSKDFVTTVVNRNDLVPSFGKVSAAELRTKVMASSWAHSLQERIQQKRLLSFMNHSVDLMRSYIPFVSSPSSKVANVDMLQSWTAEGEMKHSEGVHEVVKKHSALSCWPYVATKSQAFDEAGKGTDGEHMEQLLEALRSPSSASQAPRHCQLYPPGRIMHMVALPKSEEQGSQSEGVALYETPRDMYNKIRLDRSMIRDHYMPRYIETMEMLIDKLAEDDVPPSDTNGIWLD